From a region of the Odoribacter splanchnicus DSM 20712 genome:
- the argR gene encoding arginine repressor, whose protein sequence is MRNKTKRLLTIRKLIESELISSQEELLFRLKEMNVEATQSTLSRDLKFMKVAKIPHKEKGYIYVIPESIQNEQREEKVSAIITDTILSIDFSGNMAVIKTLPGYANAVTVLIDSENYFEILGTIAGDDTIFIVMREGVSRSELIEALTSVHPAIHTLYK, encoded by the coding sequence ATGAGAAATAAAACCAAAAGACTTTTAACTATACGCAAACTGATCGAATCGGAACTCATTTCTTCACAAGAAGAATTATTGTTCCGTTTGAAAGAAATGAACGTCGAAGCTACCCAAAGCACTTTATCCCGGGACTTGAAATTTATGAAAGTTGCCAAAATCCCGCATAAAGAAAAAGGGTATATTTATGTAATTCCTGAAAGTATTCAAAATGAACAACGGGAAGAAAAAGTTTCGGCTATTATCACCGACACCATACTAAGTATCGATTTTTCGGGCAATATGGCTGTTATCAAAACTTTGCCCGGATATGCCAATGCAGTAACCGTCCTCATAGACAGTGAAAATTACTTTGAAATTCTGGGAACTATTGCAGGAGACGATACTATTTTTATCGTTATGCGCGAAGGAGTCAGCCGAAGCGAATTAATCGAAGCATTGACTTCCGTCCATCCGGCTATCCATACCTTATATAAATAA